In Hyphomicrobiales bacterium, the genomic stretch GTCACTCCGGAACATCGCTTATCCATAGGGATGGGCGTCGACCACATTGCGCGATTTGACTTCGTTCGCGCCAGAGGGCGGAATGGTTGATCGAGTCTCGCAGAGATTCGGAAGTGATTTGCGGAGAGATAGAGCCGAGCAGGGTCTAAAAAGCCAAAGGCTCCGGAGTTGGCGCTCCAGAGCCTCTGAAATCAGATAGGGACTTTCGTCTCCCGACAAAGGCGAATGTCCCATGGCTCTCAAAAGGAGTCAACGGGGGAATTGGCGTTTCTCCGATCGGTATGGCTTTGCCTGCGCGGCCCGGAGAAGGGCTGATATGTTCGCAGAAAGAATTGGTGCGGCCATTGATGGCGCGCGCACACTGACGCAACTTGACCACCTGTCGAAATCGATCTGGCAGGCGGTACTATCCGGGGCCGTTTCGGACGACGACGCGCAGCACCTGGCGGAGCGCATCCATGCCAGTCGCGGCAAGACGCGCGCGGCCTATGTGCCGGTCGGCCTGCCACCTGGACGCCCGTCCATATTCCCACCGCGCAAAGCCCAGATCCCGACCGATCGGCAGAAGTCACGGTTGCGTCGCCGGCAACTCGCGGCTTCCGGGCCAATGCCGCCGCGCCTGGCCGCCATGTTCACCACAAGTGAGCTGTCCGCTATCAAAGTGATAGCAGATGAGGTGCGCGCCAAAGGGCACTGCGACCGCTCGATTGCGGAGATTGCCTCCCGCGCTGGTGTCGGCCGCACGACCGTGCAGAACGCTATTCGAATGGCAGCCCGCGAAGGCCTCGTGACGGTCCAGGAGCGGCGGCGGCAGGGGCAGAAGAACGAAACAAACATAGTCCGCGTCGTGTCAGCCGAATGGCGGGCTTGGCTGAGGACGAGGGCTGAGCGTCAATTGCGGCAGTCTGCCGCGATTGAAAGCCCGCAGACGACCACCTACCCAGAACAGCGGGCTATAGGGTTCAAAAACACGAACCCCACGGATATAAAAACAAAAACACGCTTAGCAGAAAACGAAGGCGAAGCAGCGGAGCTGTTGGGCTTCAATCCACAACCTATCATTTTCGGCAATGTGGAGAAGTAACGATGCATCATGCGGCTAGGATCTGGTGGTCCAAAATCCATAGATGGCATCCGATGGATATGAGTGTCCTGCCTAATCAGTGCCCTGCCTGTCTATGGTCGCACCGCCTGAATGGCTGCATATCCAAGAGGGGGCTGGGATTGAGCGGCTTGTAAGTGAAGCGAAGGTCCTGGCCGTTACCGCCTCGCCGGGTATAGGCTTTTCTGTGCCGCCTCGATCGTGCGCAAACCAGAGAGCTGTGGGTTGAGCGTTACTTAAGTATTCTGCCCTAATGCAGGAGCGCGCCCCGCGAACAGACTTTGATGAACGCTGTGATCAAGGAATGATCTGGGGAACTTCACTGATCGGATATCTAGATTGCCTAAGGATGGAGAGTATTTCAGTCCGTGTATCCGTCCTACTGTTGAGATGGCTTTTGTACTCTATCCTCAACCTGCTCGCGCTAGAATCCGCAGACAGCGCTATATCATTCACCATGTTCATCAATTCTGCGGGGGAGGATGCTCGCTCCAGACCCGGCGGCGCATCTTGCCCTAGGGAGGCTACTGCGGTCCCAATTTGAGAGGCGAGGGTCATCGCTGACGAAATCATCGTTAAAGTCGCTGCCGTCGCTTGCGCCCGACGCGCTTTATCAAGAGCCTTCGCTAAATCCTCCTCAATGGACTTGATCTTGGCTTCGTCATCCACTTGCTTCTGCCGTAGGTTGGCAAGGTTTTCCCTGAGCCGCTGATCGCTCATCGCCTTTTCCAGATGAGCTGCTGCTGCTCCTAACGCCGCAACATCATTCGCTTTGTTTATTGATTGCAGAATTTTGTCGTCAGCAAAGGCCCGAGCACTCTCGGAAATCACGCCACGCGCGCTTCTCATTTCCGCTGTTAGGGCACGGTCAGCCCTTGAAAACCAAAGGAAATAACTTTTATCAAGATCCACAATAGCTCCACGCGCCGTAGTCACCTCTAGATGATCAAGCTGGCGATAAGCTAGATTGACCGCAGAAGGAGATGTCCCAGCTCCAAGTATAGAAACATCATTACCGACGACGGAATAAATTGGTGTTTCTCCTTGAAGCTTCTGAATATTAACGTGCACTAGTACTCCAACTTGTCCCGTGCTATCAAGAAGGTGAATAATTGAAGGCTCTTTACTTAACAAGGATTTGTCCACCACCTTTCGGATCAGAATTTCATTCAGACATCGGCACGCCTGCCGTGCCAGATTGGCTGCTGCAGAGATAGTGCGCCCGCGACCAACAAATGCAGGTGATTCAGGAGGCTGCGTCCTATCGACGGGCGGTAGGAGAACTGTCTCGACCCGCGCTGGAGTAGGGAAGGTGCAGTACAGAGCAATCGCAAAAAAGCCCACTGATTGAGTTATTTTAGCAAGGCAGTTGCTCATCGGTACAATCGCGTTAGGTCGGTGAGGTTTCTCTTTGCAACTTCGCACGCAGTCATTGTTCGCGCTCCGTATGCTATCCGGCTCCGTTCCAGGTTCACCGCTCCGATCATTTCGGATAACGATTTTATCGCCTCGTTCCCGTCGGCCCAATTTTTTAACGAATACATCCTGTTTAGGCGATCTTGTGGCTTTGGCAGGTCTCCGACAGCCACTTGGCAGAGAGTGTCAGGGGGCAAGTTTACGTTGCCCGCCGGGAGCCGCTGCTCGGGTTCTTGGCGGAGGGACAGAAAGAGCACCCCGGTAGGCGTATCGTTATCCATGACCTCGGCCTCGATTAACGAGACTTTCCGGAAGATCCTCTCATTCGGACCGTTCCTTCCCGGAGTGTCGATTGTCTCACTGCACCAAAGCATCGTTGTTCGCGATGATGCTGGCCAGATACGGGGAAAAAATCTTTCTTTGGGTTGCCCGTCCTCGTGCCTAGTTGGGGGGCACGGATGGCGTTGAGTGAAATGGCCAGGAGGTACATAGTCCCGCGCACCGGTACACGCTACCAATGCTTCTGTGCCAGGTATGAGTGTGAGCCGAGATCCAAGGGGGCTCTTAAGTATAGCGTCAATCGTTGCGACTAATCTTTGGTTGGCCTTCTGTGTGTATCCAGCCGCCGAATGCGGGCGCTTTTCATCGAGAATGGCATCAAGCCATGGCATGTAGATGTTATCTACTGTTCCTACGATTTCGGGATACCTGTATCCTAGTAAGTTCTTTAAGTTAACTTCCACGAAGGCTGTTGTAGAGGCAACGAGTGCAGTTGACGGATCCGAAGAATCCTGAACGTTAATCTCTTGGCGCGCCTTTTGAAGGCGAGACAGCAAAAAACGAAGATCGGCCTGGGTTAAGGGGTCGCGCTGCCAGTCCGTGAATATTTGGCTCGGATCTTTGTTAAGCAGCTTCTCGTGGTATCCTTTTACAACGGCCAGCATTTCCAATTGTAACTTGCGTGTTGTTTCACGCTTCAGGAGCGCATCTATTTGGGTGGGCAAATCGTCGAGTCGTTTGTACACCTCGGCGAGGCGGTTCTGTATGTCGCTTAGCTTTGAAATCGAAACTTTCAGCAGCTCATAGTTGGCCGAGAGCATCGCGCCGACTCCGCCATCACTTTGGTTGTGGGCAGCAATCATGCCTGCGACTGCGGAGCCAACGGCCAGGGCTTCCATAGCCAAGGCCTTACCTTCTGTAGGAAAAGCGAAGGCTCCGGCGACGCCTAATGGCAAAGCCCTAGTTAGTAGGGCGGTGGAAGTGATGCCTCGAAGAACGTTGCGACGATTGATGTCGGTCATTGCACCCCCCGGCGCGAAAAACCGTATCCAGCTTCGATAGTCCGACGATAGGCGCGACTACCAGTCGCGGTAAAAATTTTCCGCGCCCAAGCTTTTCAGTTAAAGTCGCACGAGATTTGACCGAATGCAACACGTTCGTGAGTCGTTCAGATTCGCTCTTTCGACTGGCTTGCAACGGCTTCGCGCACGCGGGCAAGGCAGCTTTGCATGCTGTCCAGGATCGCTTCGGCCGTCGCGGTAGGCTGGCCGCTGGCCCGCAATTCCCTGATGAAGTCACGTTGCCGGGCGCACCGCGCTTCGGCTTCTTTTACGTGCTCTGCTGACACCGTGATCGTGGCGACCTTCGGCGTGAACATTTCTTCCTCCGTGGTCGAAACGAGGAACCGGCGAGCGCCGATCCAAGTTCCGATTTGCCATAATATGGTATCGACCGCGATCAGGCGCGAGTGTGCTTCCACACGCTTCAACAACTATAGCCCTCCCCTCGCATATCTAGAGGTATTGGCGTATATTACGGCATGCGAACGATTTGCTCCGCCGCGATCGATTCAGGCGGTCGCCATGCCATCATCGAGTACAAGGGCTACCGCGGTCGCCTCGTTCCTCCGGATCCAGAGGCCGGCTTGCCCTGCTATCGGATCGAGCCCGTCGAGGGGCCGTCTGGCTACTGGGAGGGAGCGATTGCCTGCGCTTCTCCGGACGTGGCTGAAAAGCAATTCCAACTCGCCGTCAGAGGTCATATCCGCGTCGGCCGATATCGAAGGGCACGGCAGCGTGGCCCCCGACCATTCAGATGGCTCAACCTCGGTGAATGGGCGCAACAGCTGGGAATCGAGCGAGATGTCGTGGCGTCCCTGCGCCGCGAGGATTTCGCTGACACTGCCGGCGTGCGCGCGCTCAGCCTGACGTTATACCAGCGTCCGAGGCGTGTTACGCGCGCTTTCGTCGACGAGTTCTCTCAGGGCGTCGACGACGATCACCTGATCGATATGCTTCTACCGGATGTCTGGGTGCCGGAACGGCTATGCCAGCGGTGGCTGGGTGATCGGGCCATACCGGTCGCCAAAGTGGCGCAACCTGCGCCAGATCCTCGCGGCCCCGCTGGCGCGACGATAACCCAACCCGAAACCTCTCCCGTAGCTCGGCCTACGAGATCGGTAGAAGAAGACTTCAAGGCGTGGGTCGAATGGTGGGAGTTGGAAAGCCCGTCGTGGCATCCCGGCGAAGACATTGACCGTGAGTACCTAAAGAGCTGTGGCCACGTTCTCGACAGAGACTCGTATCGGTTGATGCGGTCAGAGTTCATCCGAGACAAGAAGCGCATCCGCTCTGGTGCCCGCGTCAGATCCGCAAGGGAGGCTTTCGCAGCCACGCTTAATCGCGCGAAAGAATATTTTCGGCGTGATTCCGCGCTATTGTCCGCGTGATTTATCTAGACCTATCTAGTGCTCATACCCGATTGCGAGACCTCGCCGGGTTCACCGAAAGGGCACTCGATGTCTACAGACTATATGACGCCTGAGGAGGCCGCGAAGTATATAAAGACCTCTTTGGCTAATCTGGCCAAGCGTCGCTGCGATGGCGATGGTCCTCCGTACATGCGGGTTGGCAGGCTGGTCCGTTACCGAAAATCCGATATCGACAACTGGATGAATGCTCGGCGTGTCGCCACTGGTGAGCGCCTGGCTGCGTAAAAGAAAACCCGGCGCGACGGGCAAACGTCGGCCGGGCATGGAGATTTAACACATGTCTATCTATCACTTCGCGCCCTCGCGGCGCAACGTTCTCGCACGCGGAATCGTGGAAAATCCCAACCTCTTCATGGAGGTGGCGAATGCGTGAGGTCATTGCAATGAGGGTCCGCGTCGGTGAGGCCCCTGCCATCAAAGTCATTGGCCGCGTGGCCTGGACACTTAATGAGCTGCTTCTCGCTGGCGAAGAAGGGGTGACCACCCTGGGAAATTCCGCCCTGCGCTGGTCTGACTATGTCTTCAAGCTCCGGAAGAAGGGCATCGTAATAGAGACCATCGACGAAAAGCACGGCGGCCCGTTCAGTGGCACCCATGGCCGCTATGTGCTTCGCTCTGCCGTTGATGTTCTTGATGTTACGAGACAAGGGGACCTGCGCGATGCTGCATGATCTCCCTGTCACTGTTAGCGAATGGCAGAAGAACGCGCGGGAGACTGTCCGCGTTCGTCTCGATGTTTTCCACGACCGCGCCACGGTCGATGTGCGCACCTGGTATCGCGATGAGAAGAGCGGCGAACTATGCCCCGGCCGCGCCGGCATCACGCTTGCGGTGCGGCACCTGCCGGACCTCGCGGAAGGGGTCGCCCGTGCATTCGAAACAGCTCGAGCAGCTGGCCTGATCGAGGAGGAGACGCAACATGGATGAAATTGCGATGGAGGTTATAAAGGTCAATCGCCAGGGCGAGGACGCGGATGGCAACGCCTACGACTTCATGGCCAGCCCGCAGATGATTGACGCAGGATATATGGTCAATACCCCAGTCGTTCTTGAATATCCGGATGGCCGCTTGATCAGCGCCCACCGCGTTGGGGTTACGCCGGCCGGGATCGCCTTCTTGCAGGCCGAACTGGCGCGGCACAACGGCACCGCAGCGTGACATAGCGGCGCCGCCCGGCGTTCTGGG encodes the following:
- a CDS encoding hypothetical protein (Evidence 5 : Unknown function), with translation MRTICSAAIDSGGRHAIIEYKGYRGRLVPPDPEAGLPCYRIEPVEGPSGYWEGAIACASPDVAEKQFQLAVRGHIRVGRYRRARQRGPRPFRWLNLGEWAQQLGIERDVVASLRREDFADTAGVRALSLTLYQRPRRVTRAFVDEFSQGVDDDHLIDMLLPDVWVPERLCQRWLGDRAIPVAKVAQPAPDPRGPAGATITQPETSPVARPTRSVEEDFKAWVEWWELESPSWHPGEDIDREYLKSCGHVLDRDSYRLMRSEFIRDKKRIRSGARVRSAREAFAATLNRAKEYFRRDSALLSA
- a CDS encoding conserved hypothetical protein (Evidence 4 : Unknown function but conserved in other organisms); the encoded protein is MREVIAMRVRVGEAPAIKVIGRVAWTLNELLLAGEEGVTTLGNSALRWSDYVFKLRKKGIVIETIDEKHGGPFSGTHGRYVLRSAVDVLDVTRQGDLRDAA
- a CDS encoding Two component transcriptional regulator, which produces MDEIAMEVIKVNRQGEDADGNAYDFMASPQMIDAGYMVNTPVVLEYPDGRLISAHRVGVTPAGIAFLQAELARHNGTAA
- a CDS encoding hypothetical protein (Evidence 5 : Unknown function), coding for MLRDKGTCAMLHDLPVTVSEWQKNARETVRVRLDVFHDRATVDVRTWYRDEKSGELCPGRAGITLAVRHLPDLAEGVARAFETARAAGLIEEETQHG
- a CDS encoding conserved exported hypothetical protein (Evidence 4 : Unknown function but conserved in other organisms); this encodes MTDINRRNVLRGITSTALLTRALPLGVAGAFAFPTEGKALAMEALAVGSAVAGMIAAHNQSDGGVGAMLSANYELLKVSISKLSDIQNRLAEVYKRLDDLPTQIDALLKRETTRKLQLEMLAVVKGYHEKLLNKDPSQIFTDWQRDPLTQADLRFLLSRLQKARQEINVQDSSDPSTALVASTTAFVEVNLKNLLGYRYPEIVGTVDNIYMPWLDAILDEKRPHSAAGYTQKANQRLVATIDAILKSPLGSRLTLIPGTEALVACTGARDYVPPGHFTQRHPCPPTRHEDGQPKERFFPRIWPASSRTTMLWCSETIDTPGRNGPNERIFRKVSLIEAEVMDNDTPTGVLFLSLRQEPEQRLPAGNVNLPPDTLCQVAVGDLPKPQDRLNRMYSLKNWADGNEAIKSLSEMIGAVNLERSRIAYGARTMTACEVAKRNLTDLTRLYR
- a CDS encoding hypothetical protein (Evidence 5 : Unknown function), with amino-acid sequence MLKRVEAHSRLIAVDTILWQIGTWIGARRFLVSTTEEEMFTPKVATITVSAEHVKEAEARCARQRDFIRELRASGQPTATAEAILDSMQSCLARVREAVASQSKERI
- a CDS encoding conserved hypothetical protein (Evidence 4 : Unknown function but conserved in other organisms), with the protein product MSNCLAKITQSVGFFAIALYCTFPTPARVETVLLPPVDRTQPPESPAFVGRGRTISAAANLARQACRCLNEILIRKVVDKSLLSKEPSIIHLLDSTGQVGVLVHVNIQKLQGETPIYSVVGNDVSILGAGTSPSAVNLAYRQLDHLEVTTARGAIVDLDKSYFLWFSRADRALTAEMRSARGVISESARAFADDKILQSINKANDVAALGAAAAHLEKAMSDQRLRENLANLRQKQVDDEAKIKSIEEDLAKALDKARRAQATAATLTMISSAMTLASQIGTAVASLGQDAPPGLERASSPAELMNMVNDIALSADSSASRLRIEYKSHLNSRTDTRTEILSILRQSRYPISEVPQIIP
- a CDS encoding hypothetical protein (Evidence 5 : Unknown function); the encoded protein is MSTDYMTPEEAAKYIKTSLANLAKRRCDGDGPPYMRVGRLVRYRKSDIDNWMNARRVATGERLAA
- a CDS encoding conserved hypothetical protein (Evidence 4 : Unknown function but conserved in other organisms), with the translated sequence MFAERIGAAIDGARTLTQLDHLSKSIWQAVLSGAVSDDDAQHLAERIHASRGKTRAAYVPVGLPPGRPSIFPPRKAQIPTDRQKSRLRRRQLAASGPMPPRLAAMFTTSELSAIKVIADEVRAKGHCDRSIAEIASRAGVGRTTVQNAIRMAAREGLVTVQERRRQGQKNETNIVRVVSAEWRAWLRTRAERQLRQSAAIESPQTTTYPEQRAIGFKNTNPTDIKTKTRLAENEGEAAELLGFNPQPIIFGNVEK
- a CDS encoding hypothetical protein (Evidence 5 : Unknown function), which translates into the protein MPCLSMVAPPEWLHIQEGAGIERLVSEAKVLAVTASPGIGFSVPPRSCANQRAVG